The genome window TTCAAGGACATTGCCGAGAACTTCCTGGCCGGCGTCATCCTAGCCTTCAACCGTCCTTTTCATATCAACGACACCGTTCAAATTAAGGACCTGATTGGGCACGTGGAGGGCCTGAACCTGCGCACTACCCTTATGCGCACCTTCGATGGCAAGCACATTTTCCTGCCCAACTCCATGGTGCTCAAGGAGCCGCTGATCAACTACACCCGCGACGGTAACCTGCGCCAGGATTTTCTGGTGAGCGTGGAGCTGGGCCCCGATGTCACGCCCGATGTGGCCATCAACTTGATTCTGCAGTACCTGCGCACCATCTCCGACATTCAGCAGGCCCCGCGGGAGCCCTACATCAACCTAGAAAAGGCGACCCCCACTACCGCCGACCTGCGCGTGTACTTCTGGGCCGACTCCGAGGATTACCGCCGCGGGGTGTTGCAGCTCAAAAGCCGCATCATGCAGGAAGTCAAGCAAGAGCTGCTCGGGGCTGGGCTGGGCGTGCCTGGGCTAGGGCAGTAAGTGGCGAGATAGTGAGATGGTGAAATGGTGAGTGGGCTTAAAAAACACCTGTCATCCTGAGCCTTGCGAAGGACCTTATCACACCCGAACGAGAATCGTCACAACGAATCCTTCTAATGCGAGAAGGTCTTCGCTACGCTCAGGATGACGGGCCTTTTAACTTACTCACTCACTACTCACCATTTCACTATCTCACTACTCACTAACTCACAATTTCACCATCTTTGCCTATGCCTAAAAGCACCGTCCATCGGCTGTTACGCCCTTTGCTGTTATGGCGCCTGCGCCACATCAGCGACCGGGTGTACCTGATTCTGGTCAGCATGGTGGTGGGGTTGCTAGCAGGCATGGCGGCGGTAGTGCTCAAAACCCTGGTTCACGACTCCCAAAAGGTGCTGAATGCCTGGGTGCCGGCGCAGTATCAGGTATTTTCCAGCTCCCTCTACCCCATTATTGGCATTGCCCTCACGGTGCTGTTTACCCGGTATTTCCTCGATGGCAACCTGGGGCGAGGCATTGGGCCCATCATTTATAACATTGCCCGGCAGGGTAGTGTGGTGCCCCGCAGTAAGCTGTATTCCCAACTCGTATCGTCGTTTCTGACGGTCACGTTTGGGGGCTCGGCGGGGTTGGAGGCACCTATTTCCGTGACGGGCTCGGCCATTGGCTCCAACACCTCCCGGGTGCTGCGTATTGGTCGGCGGGAGCGGCGCCTGCTCACGGGGTGCGGGGCCGCCGCGGGGGTAGCGGCCATCTTTAACTCCCCCATTGCCGGGGTGTTGTTCGCCGTTGAAGTGATCCTCTCGGAGCTGTCGGCGGCGTATTTCGTACCCTTGCTTATTTCTTCAGCCACGGCCACGGTGGTTTCCAAAGCCCTGTACGCGGGTCAGCCCTTCGTGCTCATTACCACCTCCTGGCCCGTGGATGCGGTGCCCCTCTACCTGATGCTGGCCGTGTTTACGGCCCTGCTGTCGGTATACATGATTCGGGTGTATTTCTGGGCCGATAAGTACTTCGAGCAGCTGCCGGGCACGTTCCGCAAGGTAGTGCTGGGCGGGCTGGCGTTGGGCGGACTGGTGTTTCTGTTTCCGCCCCTGTACGGTGAGGGCTACAACATTGTGCAGCTGCTGCTGGGCGGGCACTCCGACCAACTGGTGGACGGCTCCCTGTTCGATGTTTTTCACGACCAAAGTGTGTGGCTGGTGCTGCTGGTAGCGGCCGGCAGTATGCTGCTGAAAGTGGTGGCGACCAGCATTACTATTGGCTCCGGGGGCAACGGGGGCATGTTCGGTTCCTCGCTGTTTGCGGGGGCGCTGTGCGGCTTCGTGTTTGCACGCCTGATTAATATGAGCGGCCTCTACCCTATTTCCGAAGTGCACTTTATTGTGCTGGGCATGGCCGGCACGCTGGCCGGCGTGGTGCACGCGCCCCTGACTGGTATCTTCCTTATTGCCGAAATTACGGGCGGCTACGCCTTGTTCGTGCCCCTGATGGTGGTGACGTCCGGTTCCTACCTCATTACCCGCTACTTTGAGCCCTACTCAGTGTACACGCGCAAGCTGGTGCAGAAGGGCGTGTACGTGAACCAGGACCGGGACCGGGGCCTGCTGGCCCAGCTCGACGTGGCCTCCCAGGTGCAAACCGATTTCCTGCCCGTGCACCCCGAGGACACCCTGGGCGAGCTGGTGCAGACCTTCCGCCACGCCACGCGCAACCTGTTTCCGGTCGTCGATTCCGCGGGGCATTTGCACGGCATCATCAGCCTGGATACGGTGCGCGACGCCCTCTTCGACGATGAGCACTACAATACAACCCGCGTCCGGGACCTGATGAGCGACCCGCCCGCCATCGTCCGCCCCGATGATACCTTGCTGGACACGTTGCGGTGCATGGAGCAGCTAGGGGCCTGGGCCCTGCCCGTCCTCAGCCCCGAAGACCGGTACATGGGTTTTCTGCTGAAGTCTACCATCCTGGCCAATTACCGCCGCCAGCTCATCAAGGAAAGCGAGAACTAACCCGCCAGCGGCGTACCGGCACTGCCCGGCAACCCAGAACTGCATACCGATGCTTTAGTCGTTTCGATAAACCGATAGTTTGGTGTAGAGCGGTAGGGCGCGGGCCAAACCAGTCCGGCCGCACCGCTGGAGTTTTGGGTAGCAACCGCCTACTGCAAGTTGCGCTCTACCTTTGCCGCATGGCTAGTACTTCTGATTCCGGGGCGACGTGGGTGGCAGTGGTTGGTGGGGGCCCGGCCGGGCTGCTGGCCGCCCAGCACCTGGCCGAAGCCGGCCACCGCGTAACGGTGTACGAGGCTCAGGCTACCATGGGGCGCAAGTTTCTAGTGGCCGGCCACGGCGGCTTCAACCTCACCAACGGAGAGCCGGCCGCCCCCTTTGCGGCCCGCTACGCCGCTCGTCAGCCCGAATTTGCACGTTACTTTCAGCACTTTTCCGCCGCGGAGCTGCGCGCTTGGGCCCACAGCCTGGG of Hymenobacter sublimis contains these proteins:
- a CDS encoding mechanosensitive ion channel family protein, with protein sequence MIQDLHRVLSAYWQQFLFLLPKLLIAIVLLVAAVSIANRVSTLLGGRLRRRSHDPLLPNFLAQLSKWAMVLLGLMIALNILGFTGVVGSLIGAAGVSAFIVGFAFKDIAENFLAGVILAFNRPFHINDTVQIKDLIGHVEGLNLRTTLMRTFDGKHIFLPNSMVLKEPLINYTRDGNLRQDFLVSVELGPDVTPDVAINLILQYLRTISDIQQAPREPYINLEKATPTTADLRVYFWADSEDYRRGVLQLKSRIMQEVKQELLGAGLGVPGLGQ
- a CDS encoding chloride channel protein, with the protein product MPKSTVHRLLRPLLLWRLRHISDRVYLILVSMVVGLLAGMAAVVLKTLVHDSQKVLNAWVPAQYQVFSSSLYPIIGIALTVLFTRYFLDGNLGRGIGPIIYNIARQGSVVPRSKLYSQLVSSFLTVTFGGSAGLEAPISVTGSAIGSNTSRVLRIGRRERRLLTGCGAAAGVAAIFNSPIAGVLFAVEVILSELSAAYFVPLLISSATATVVSKALYAGQPFVLITTSWPVDAVPLYLMLAVFTALLSVYMIRVYFWADKYFEQLPGTFRKVVLGGLALGGLVFLFPPLYGEGYNIVQLLLGGHSDQLVDGSLFDVFHDQSVWLVLLVAAGSMLLKVVATSITIGSGGNGGMFGSSLFAGALCGFVFARLINMSGLYPISEVHFIVLGMAGTLAGVVHAPLTGIFLIAEITGGYALFVPLMVVTSGSYLITRYFEPYSVYTRKLVQKGVYVNQDRDRGLLAQLDVASQVQTDFLPVHPEDTLGELVQTFRHATRNLFPVVDSAGHLHGIISLDTVRDALFDDEHYNTTRVRDLMSDPPAIVRPDDTLLDTLRCMEQLGAWALPVLSPEDRYMGFLLKSTILANYRRQLIKESEN